A genomic window from Gemmatimonadaceae bacterium includes:
- a CDS encoding OsmC family protein, whose translation MITRKASAKWTGELKTGKGTVKLGSGAFEGAYSFGTRFEGAPGTNPEELLGAAHAGCFSMALNLGISQAGFAAEYVDTTAEVQMDKVNDKMTIVGVTLTTTAKVPGLSAEKFQELAEATKVNCIVSRALSVPMTLVATLAR comes from the coding sequence ATGATCACACGCAAGGCATCCGCCAAGTGGACCGGCGAACTCAAGACGGGCAAGGGCACGGTCAAGCTCGGCAGCGGCGCCTTTGAGGGCGCGTACTCGTTCGGCACGCGCTTCGAAGGTGCGCCCGGCACGAATCCCGAGGAACTCCTCGGCGCCGCGCACGCGGGTTGCTTCTCGATGGCGCTCAACCTCGGCATCTCCCAGGCTGGTTTCGCCGCCGAGTATGTGGACACGACGGCCGAGGTGCAGATGGACAAGGTCAACGACAAGATGACCATCGTCGGCGTGACGCTCACCACGACGGCCAAGGTGCCGGGGCTCTCGGCGGAGAAGTTCCAGGAGTTGGCGGAGGCGACGAAGGTCAACTGCATCGTCAGTCGGGCGCTGAGCGTGCCGATGACGTTGGTGGCCACGCTGGCGCGCTAG
- a CDS encoding J domain-containing protein has protein sequence MAQKDFYAVLGVNASASADEIKKQYRRLAKQYHPDANPGDAKAAERFKEISEAHNVLGDAEKRKQYDEMRRLGAFDPFTARGPRAGGARPGAGSAQGGPRMEDFDIGGLGGFGDLFGSIFGGGRQQRPSGPEKGQSVETTLEVPFRVAALGGKVPITLEVNEECGTCGGSGAAKGAKLQPCSECGGRGEISFGRGGFAQVRPCPACVGRGSVPTEKCAACSGAGSVRSSKKLLITVPGGTESGGKIRLKGQGGRGVRGGPNGDIVITFQVKDDPDYSRDGLDVIVRAPVNLAQAALGSKVKVETLDEKTVTITLPGGTPSGKRFRVRGQGIEKDGTRGDLIVEIQVVVPESLTAEQRKLMEQFAKAAGLEY, from the coding sequence ATGGCCCAGAAGGACTTCTACGCCGTCCTCGGCGTCAACGCCTCGGCCAGCGCCGACGAGATCAAGAAGCAGTATCGGCGGCTGGCCAAGCAGTATCACCCGGACGCCAATCCGGGCGATGCCAAGGCGGCTGAGCGCTTCAAGGAGATTTCCGAGGCGCACAACGTGCTCGGTGACGCGGAGAAGCGGAAGCAGTACGACGAGATGCGCCGGCTCGGTGCATTCGATCCGTTTACCGCTCGCGGCCCGCGTGCCGGCGGCGCGCGGCCAGGCGCGGGCTCCGCGCAGGGCGGCCCCCGGATGGAAGACTTCGATATCGGCGGGCTCGGCGGCTTCGGCGACCTGTTCGGGTCGATCTTCGGCGGCGGGCGCCAGCAGCGCCCCAGCGGCCCCGAGAAAGGGCAGAGCGTGGAGACGACGCTCGAAGTGCCGTTCCGCGTCGCGGCGCTAGGCGGCAAGGTGCCGATCACGCTTGAGGTGAATGAAGAGTGCGGCACCTGCGGCGGCAGCGGCGCGGCCAAGGGAGCCAAGCTCCAGCCCTGCAGCGAGTGCGGCGGCCGCGGTGAGATCAGCTTCGGGCGCGGCGGCTTCGCGCAGGTGCGGCCCTGTCCGGCCTGCGTGGGGCGGGGCAGCGTCCCCACCGAGAAGTGCGCCGCCTGCAGCGGTGCGGGCTCGGTGCGCAGTTCCAAGAAGCTGCTCATCACCGTGCCCGGTGGTACCGAGAGCGGCGGCAAGATTCGCCTCAAGGGCCAGGGCGGTCGAGGCGTGCGCGGCGGTCCCAACGGGGACATCGTCATCACCTTCCAGGTGAAGGACGACCCCGACTACAGCCGCGACGGGCTCGACGTGATCGTGCGCGCGCCGGTGAACCTCGCGCAGGCCGCGCTGGGCTCCAAGGTGAAGGTCGAGACGCTCGACGAGAAGACCGTCACCATCACGTTGCCCGGCGGCACGCCGAGCGGGAAGCGTTTCCGCGTGCGCGGGCAGGGAATCGAGAAGGACGGTACGCGCGGGGATCTCATCGTCGAGATCCAGGTCGTGGTGCCCGAGTCGCTGACGGCCGAGCAGCGGAAGCTGATGGAGCAGTTCGCGAAGGCGGCGGGGCTGGAGTACTAG
- a CDS encoding nucleotide exchange factor GrpE — protein sequence MTDPRTPGMDDLADAAAAEARAAAADAAAEQAAAENAGADDASADPLADARRALAEQQDKYLRLYAEFENFRKRAVRDRQDAEHRGMGAVMKGLLETLDDLGRVAHMTPEGTAAQQVIEGIEMVEKKLLKSLAGHGLEVVNPVDARFDPSKHEAITTMPAASADEDEMVAQVYQVGYLLNGTLLRPARVVVKQWNG from the coding sequence ATGACAGACCCACGCACCCCTGGAATGGACGACCTCGCCGACGCGGCGGCCGCCGAGGCCCGTGCGGCCGCCGCCGATGCCGCCGCCGAGCAGGCCGCCGCCGAGAACGCCGGCGCCGACGACGCCTCTGCGGACCCCCTCGCCGACGCGCGGCGCGCCCTCGCCGAGCAGCAGGACAAGTACCTGCGCCTCTATGCCGAGTTCGAGAACTTCCGCAAACGGGCCGTGCGCGACCGTCAGGACGCCGAGCACCGTGGGATGGGCGCCGTAATGAAGGGCCTGCTCGAGACGCTCGACGACCTCGGCCGTGTGGCCCATATGACGCCCGAGGGCACCGCCGCCCAGCAGGTGATCGAGGGCATCGAGATGGTGGAGAAGAAGCTCCTCAAGTCGCTGGCCGGTCACGGGCTCGAGGTCGTGAATCCGGTGGACGCGCGGTTTGATCCGAGCAAGCACGAGGCCATCACCACAATGCCCGCCGCGAGCGCCGACGAAGACGAGATGGTGGCGCAAGTCTATCAGGTGGGCTACCTCCTCAACGGCACACTGCTTCGTCCGGCGCGCGTCGTCGTGAAGCAGTGGAATGGGTGA
- a CDS encoding Uma2 family endonuclease produces the protein MPALADRYWTAADVRALPDDGNRYECVDGELLVTPAPRGQHQLAIREVFLRLHAYVDAHQLGVFLWSPADIELEADSLVQPDLFVATLRDGVNKFRNWTDVAGLALAIEVLSPSTARYDRVTKRRFYQRAGVAEYWIVDLDARLVERWQPGDASPEILFEQLRWLPEGAAAALEIDLTAFFAAICD, from the coding sequence ATGCCTGCCCTCGCGGATCGCTACTGGACCGCTGCTGATGTGCGCGCGTTGCCAGACGACGGCAACCGCTATGAGTGCGTGGATGGGGAGTTGCTGGTGACGCCGGCGCCGCGGGGTCAGCATCAGCTCGCTATCAGAGAGGTATTCCTTCGGCTGCACGCGTATGTGGATGCGCACCAGCTCGGCGTCTTCCTCTGGTCCCCTGCCGATATCGAGCTCGAGGCGGATTCTCTGGTCCAGCCAGACCTGTTCGTCGCGACGCTGCGGGACGGCGTCAACAAGTTCCGCAATTGGACGGACGTCGCCGGCCTCGCGCTCGCCATCGAGGTCCTTTCGCCTTCTACGGCGCGCTACGACCGCGTGACCAAGCGCCGGTTCTACCAACGGGCCGGGGTAGCGGAGTACTGGATCGTGGACCTCGACGCCCGCTTGGTCGAACGCTGGCAGCCGGGCGATGCCTCGCCGGAAATCCTGTTCGAGCAGCTGCGGTGGCTGCCCGAAGGGGCCGCAGCGGCCCTAGAGATCGACCTGACGGCCTTCTTCGCTGCCATCTGCGACTAG
- a CDS encoding competence/damage-inducible protein A, with amino-acid sequence MDVELVSIGNELLLGYTVDTNSAYFAREAAAQGIRVVHRATVGDGPEEIADAVRVALERTGAVITSGGLGPTADDLTKPSIAELFGRGMTLDEGILQDLKERWAKRGWPGELPAANRNQALIPSGAEILRNDHGSAPGIWLEDDQGRWCAMLPGVPREFRGMAREQLMPRLLARRGAAAALVVRSRTLRTTGIAESKLADELAELAKDPLGTRLAYLPGWEGVDLRLSVWDEPEARAVELLDAADAAIRAKVGLWVYGADEDDLAAVVLQALRARTMRIAVAESCTGGMLGMRLTAIPGSSDVVDGGTIAYANAVKVRELGVQESTLAAHGAVSEETAREMAAGVRARFGVDVGVSITGVAGPGGGTPEKPVGTVCLAVDVRGEVRSVRTTTIGDRHEMRQRSAQAALNLLRRALG; translated from the coding sequence GTGGACGTTGAACTCGTCAGTATCGGCAACGAGCTGTTGCTCGGCTATACGGTCGACACCAACTCCGCGTACTTCGCCCGCGAGGCTGCGGCGCAGGGCATCCGCGTGGTGCATCGCGCCACCGTCGGGGACGGGCCTGAGGAGATCGCCGACGCCGTGCGCGTGGCGCTCGAACGCACCGGGGCGGTGATTACCAGCGGCGGGCTCGGGCCCACCGCCGACGATCTCACCAAGCCCAGCATCGCCGAGCTCTTCGGGCGCGGGATGACGCTCGACGAAGGCATCCTGCAGGATCTCAAGGAACGTTGGGCCAAGCGAGGCTGGCCCGGGGAACTCCCCGCCGCCAATCGCAACCAGGCACTGATTCCTAGCGGCGCCGAGATCCTCCGCAACGACCACGGCTCGGCGCCCGGCATCTGGCTCGAGGACGACCAGGGCCGCTGGTGCGCGATGCTGCCCGGCGTGCCGCGCGAGTTCCGCGGAATGGCACGCGAGCAGCTGATGCCGCGATTGCTCGCGCGCCGCGGTGCGGCGGCGGCGCTGGTGGTGCGCTCGCGGACGCTGCGCACGACGGGCATCGCCGAGAGCAAGCTGGCCGACGAACTGGCGGAGCTCGCCAAGGATCCGCTCGGCACGCGCCTGGCCTACCTGCCGGGCTGGGAGGGCGTGGACCTGCGCCTGAGCGTCTGGGACGAGCCGGAGGCACGCGCCGTGGAGCTGCTCGATGCGGCCGACGCGGCCATCAGGGCGAAGGTCGGACTCTGGGTGTACGGCGCCGATGAGGACGACCTCGCCGCCGTCGTCCTGCAGGCGCTGCGCGCGCGCACGATGCGCATCGCCGTGGCCGAGAGTTGCACCGGCGGGATGCTCGGGATGCGCCTCACCGCGATTCCGGGCTCCAGCGACGTCGTCGACGGCGGGACCATCGCCTACGCCAATGCGGTGAAGGTGCGCGAACTCGGCGTGCAGGAGTCCACGCTCGCGGCGCACGGAGCGGTGAGTGAAGAGACTGCACGCGAGATGGCCGCCGGCGTGCGCGCGCGCTTCGGCGTGGACGTTGGCGTGAGCATTACGGGTGTGGCGGGGCCGGGTGGCGGGACGCCCGAGAAGCCGGTGGGCACAGTTTGTCTCGCGGTGGATGTGCGCGGTGAAGTCCGCAGCGTGCGCACGACGACTATCGGCGACCGACACGAGATGCGACAGCGCTCGGCCCAGGCGGCGCTCAACCTGCTGCGTCGGGCGCTCGGGTGA